In Tenacibaculum sp. 190524A02b, the genomic stretch AACTCTTCTATTTTTTGCAATAATTTAGCATCCATTTCACCTAAGAAAAAACCATTTTCTTTTACTTCTTTAGCACTAGGAATGTCTTTTAAATGCCCTTTTTTACTAATATGATTCTCTACTTCTTTCAAGGTTGGTAGCTGATACTCTTCTTCAAAAACAAAATCAGACCAGTTTTCATATTTAGCTATTTTTACCTCTGTTGCTGCAATTCTTCCATCTACACCTAATTTAAAACCTTTTGGGTTAGGAGTGCCTATTCCAACATCTCCATTACTTAGTATAACAACTTTATCAGTTCCGTTTGTTTGTAATTTTATATTTTCGTCTGCATTAATTTTTAAGTTGTAATGACTTTCTCCATCTGTACCTATATAGTGGCTAGAGTTAGCAGTAGAAGAAGCTCTTTTTCCTTGCAAAAGAATACCTACATTACTAGAAGATGATTTTGATTTTAAAATCATTTTTGAGTCTTGGTTGTCTTCAATATGTAATTTAGCCTTTGGATCATCAGTTCCAATTCCAACGTGCCCATCTGTATAAAACAGATTGTTAACTTTTCTTTGCCATTGGTAAGAAGCACCAAAAATACTAGGGACAGCATCATCTTCTATTGTAGATAACTCTTCAATAAAAACTCTAATGGGATAGTTGTGAGTATGTTCAGTAGCTACTTTTATAATGTTATTATCAACAATAATAGAAGGGTGATTTGAATGCGTACCATTACTACTAACCATTCTCGTTTGCCATGTTAATTTGTATGCCCAAACTAAAAATTCAGCACCACTTCTAGTTCCTGTACCTCTAGTAACCAAACGTACCCTATAAACATTACTCGCACTTAGTGAGTTATTATTGGAGTCGGTTAATTCAACAGGACTATTTACATTGGGAGTTAAGTCTTTAATATAGCTTTTTACACCTCCATTTTGAGCTTGTAAAAAAGAGGCAGAAATAAACATTAGAAATACTACAATTTTTGTTTTCATCATATAAATTTTTAAAAAATTAGGCTGCAAAACTAATGCTTATTTCATAGAAAGCCAATTAAATAAGAGTTTTAAAATGATTTATTTGCTGAATTGCTTTAGCATCAATTTCAGTTCCATCTTCAGTAAACCAAACATGCGTATCACCCAAATAATTCATGCCTAAATAATTTGCACTTTCTTTAAACGGCATGGTAAAACCATCTTTTAAATCATTAGCACCAGAGTTGCTAATCATTCCCATATTTTTACCTCGTAATTGTCTTCCTAATTCTTTTTTAAAATGCAATAAATCAGACAATCGGTCAAAAAATATCTTTAGAGTTCCGCTCATGCTATACCAATACACAGGAGTAGCAAATATAATAGTGTCGTAATTAGCAATAATATGTTCCATTAAAGGAATAAAGTCATCAGTAGCATTTTTAAATTCGTAATCAAAAGCACTAAT encodes the following:
- a CDS encoding flavodoxin family protein, translated to MKKTVIIQGSSKSYGNTYKVVSYLNKDNNFDIIDLKTKSISAFDYEFKNATDDFIPLMEHIIANYDTIIFATPVYWYSMSGTLKIFFDRLSDLLHFKKELGRQLRGKNMGMISNSGANDLKDGFTMPFKESANYLGMNYLGDTHVWFTEDGTEIDAKAIQQINHFKTLI